A region from the Candidatus Methanoperedens sp. genome encodes:
- a CDS encoding nucleotidyltransferase family protein — MTKTLEEILNAIKKRKKVLQEKYKVKEIGVFGSYVRGEQTEKSDVDILVDFYELPDVFDLLKLERSLRGILKCRVDVVRKQAIRRELRDQILSEAIKI, encoded by the coding sequence ATGACAAAGACGCTTGAAGAAATCTTAAACGCAATCAAAAAGCGTAAAAAGGTTTTACAAGAAAAATATAAAGTAAAGGAGATCGGTGTATTCGGCTCTTATGTCAGAGGGGAACAGACCGAAAAAAGCGATGTTGATATACTCGTTGATTTCTATGAATTGCCTGATGTTTTCGACCTGTTAAAATTAGAGCGGTCGCTTCGTGGAATCTTGAAATGCAGGGTTGATGTGGTGAGGAAACAGGCGATAAGAAGGGAACTGAGAGACCAAATCTTATCCGAGGCTATTAAAATATGA
- a CDS encoding DUF86 domain-containing protein, giving the protein MNRDYKLFVKDILDAIDKIDEFIGKMEYGEFIKDDKTATAVVKKIEIIGEAIKNIPRDVRAKYNSIPWRDIVGMRNKITHNYFGIDYEIVWKVVKEKLPALKIQVEQVLKEMD; this is encoded by the coding sequence ATGAACCGTGATTACAAACTTTTTGTAAAAGACATACTGGATGCTATTGATAAGATAGATGAATTTATCGGGAAAATGGAATACGGGGAGTTCATAAAGGATGATAAAACAGCAACAGCGGTGGTCAAAAAGATAGAAATCATAGGCGAAGCCATAAAAAACATACCCAGAGATGTTCGGGCGAAATATAATTCCATACCATGGCGAGATATAGTGGGAATGAGAAACAAAATTACCCACAATTATTTCGGGATTGATTACGAGATTGTCTGGAAAGTGGTCAAGGAAAAACTGCCTGCATTGAAGATTCAGGTGGAGCAGGTATTGAAAGAGATGGATTAA
- a CDS encoding nucleotidyltransferase domain-containing protein: MKTRNLKKTRTESPIKDILQELKEELRHRYGSKLKSMMLFGSYARGEQRSDSDIDIAIILEDFSHACAEIERTGDIVSSLSLKFDTLISLVPIKEKDWRKRKTVLISNIKRDGVAV, from the coding sequence TTGAAAACAAGGAATCTCAAGAAAACTAGAACTGAATCACCTATTAAAGACATCCTTCAAGAGCTGAAGGAAGAGCTACGACACAGGTACGGAAGCAAGCTCAAAAGTATGATGCTATTTGGTTCTTATGCAAGGGGTGAGCAAAGAAGTGATTCCGATATAGATATTGCTATAATCCTTGAAGATTTCTCCCATGCCTGCGCCGAGATCGAGCGCACAGGAGATATTGTGTCCTCATTATCTCTGAAATTCGATACCCTCATATCTCTTGTTCCCATAAAGGAAAAAGACTGGCGTAAAAGAAAGACCGTTTTAATCTCAAATATTAAACGTGATGGAGTGGCGGTATGA
- a CDS encoding HEPN domain-containing protein, which yields MNEETEALLKKALDSIKGARLLFDDELYGFAVSRAYYAMFYLVSAVLLTKGLNFSKHQAVVAAFGQHFIKTGIFKQKFHQYLVEAFEQRQIGDYEPMEEITKETAQKNIDRAEEFLVAVRAYLEKTK from the coding sequence ATGAATGAGGAAACCGAGGCACTTTTAAAGAAGGCTCTGGACAGCATTAAGGGGGCAAGGCTCCTGTTTGATGATGAATTGTACGGGTTTGCTGTTTCAAGAGCCTATTACGCCATGTTCTATCTGGTAAGCGCTGTCCTCCTGACAAAAGGCTTGAATTTTTCAAAACATCAGGCTGTGGTGGCTGCATTTGGGCAGCATTTCATCAAAACCGGGATATTCAAGCAGAAGTTTCATCAGTATCTTGTGGAGGCTTTTGAACAGAGGCAGATAGGGGATTATGAACCAATGGAAGAGATTACAAAGGAGACGGCGCAGAAAAATATTGACAGGGCTGAAGAATTTTTGGTTGCTGTGAGAGCGTATCTTGAAAAGACGAAATGA
- a CDS encoding methanogenesis marker 2 protein yields MELSKIVKEIREFEGVTRKKPIADLINIFESVRSEYSNAVVDFGDDAAVIDIGGEDYILFAADGIWGRLVNASPWWAGYTSVLVNVNDIAAMGGRSVAMVNVLSSDDKNVCKEIIRGIRDGIAKFGVPMVGGHLHPDTPYTSLSVAIIGTVKKGCEIRSGTANAGDSIIAAYDMEGKVGPNSPYSFDSTTMKEPVVVREKYKVMQVLGERKLLTAGKDISNPGLIGTLGMLLETSGKGARVELERIPSPKNLDFTQWLKIHPATGFIVTSLPENESEVIRLFESAGYTAVNIGIIEATSRLDICDKDKCATVFDFKKDVVTGITQ; encoded by the coding sequence ATGGAGCTTTCAAAAATAGTAAAAGAAATCCGTGAATTTGAAGGCGTTACCCGCAAAAAACCCATCGCCGACCTTATTAATATATTCGAGAGCGTTCGTTCCGAATACTCAAATGCTGTCGTGGATTTCGGGGACGATGCAGCAGTAATTGACATCGGCGGCGAGGATTACATCCTGTTCGCAGCAGACGGAATATGGGGTCGCCTCGTGAATGCAAGCCCATGGTGGGCGGGATATACTTCTGTCCTTGTCAATGTCAATGACATCGCTGCCATGGGGGGAAGGTCGGTCGCAATGGTCAATGTGCTATCCTCGGATGATAAAAACGTATGCAAAGAGATTATTCGCGGCATAAGGGACGGGATAGCCAAGTTCGGCGTTCCTATGGTGGGAGGGCATCTTCATCCCGACACCCCCTATACTTCGCTCTCGGTCGCCATTATCGGAACTGTGAAGAAAGGATGCGAGATCAGAAGCGGTACCGCTAACGCAGGCGATTCCATAATCGCAGCTTACGACATGGAAGGAAAAGTGGGACCGAATTCTCCCTACAGTTTTGATTCAACTACCATGAAAGAGCCCGTGGTTGTGCGTGAAAAATACAAAGTGATGCAGGTGCTCGGGGAGAGGAAACTTCTCACCGCCGGGAAGGATATCAGCAACCCGGGCTTGATAGGCACGCTTGGCATGCTGCTTGAGACAAGCGGAAAAGGCGCGAGGGTTGAGCTTGAAAGGATACCTTCGCCAAAAAATCTTGATTTTACGCAATGGCTGAAGATTCATCCTGCCACTGGCTTCATAGTAACTTCTTTACCTGAAAATGAATCAGAAGTGATTCGACTTTTTGAAAGCGCGGGATATACGGCAGTAAATATCGGTATTATAGAAGCTACATCACGGCTTGATATCTGCGATAAGGATAAGTGCGCCACAGTATTTGATTTCAAGAAAGACGTGGTGACAGGGATAACGCAGTGA
- the tgt gene encoding tRNA guanosine(34) transglycosylase Tgt: MYELIHTDKNTGARAGRLATNHGSMDTPAFMPVATKATVKTLTPEELHDMGTQALISNAFHLFLSPGMEVIQKAGGLHEFMNWERVIFTDSGGFQMIRKDFPFKIADEGITYKNPRDGKKYSYTPEMCIENQKILGSDVAMILDECPAYGSEYSAVEASVERTIQWAKRSKTIEKNEGQLFFAILQGGVFAELRRKCAEALIEMEFDGYGIGGLSIGEPKETMNEVLKYSLPLVPEDKPRYLMGVGSPLELFSAIESGIDIFDSAFPTRNARHGTLMTSKGNVDVARAKFALDFAPLDGECVCYTCRNYTRAYLHHLFKESELLALRLASIHNLAFIQSIVKGAREAILEDRFATFKKSAITGFSGH, from the coding sequence ATGTACGAATTAATTCACACAGATAAAAATACAGGTGCAAGAGCGGGCAGGCTGGCGACAAACCACGGGAGCATGGACACCCCGGCATTCATGCCTGTTGCCACAAAAGCTACCGTGAAGACGCTGACGCCCGAAGAGCTGCATGATATGGGAACACAGGCGCTCATCAGCAATGCTTTTCATCTGTTTCTTTCACCAGGGATGGAGGTAATCCAGAAAGCGGGGGGTTTGCATGAATTCATGAACTGGGAACGTGTGATATTCACGGACAGCGGGGGTTTCCAGATGATTCGTAAGGATTTTCCCTTCAAGATCGCGGATGAGGGGATTACCTACAAAAACCCGCGTGATGGGAAGAAATACTCCTATACGCCTGAAATGTGCATTGAAAACCAGAAAATTCTGGGAAGCGACGTTGCCATGATACTGGATGAATGCCCTGCCTATGGAAGTGAGTATTCCGCTGTCGAGGCATCGGTTGAGAGAACGATACAATGGGCGAAAAGATCGAAAACCATAGAGAAAAATGAAGGTCAGCTTTTTTTTGCAATACTGCAGGGCGGCGTCTTCGCAGAGCTTCGCAGGAAGTGTGCAGAGGCGCTTATCGAGATGGAGTTCGACGGCTACGGAATTGGCGGGCTTTCAATCGGCGAGCCAAAGGAAACAATGAACGAGGTATTGAAATACAGCCTTCCACTGGTGCCTGAGGATAAGCCGCGCTACCTCATGGGCGTGGGCTCGCCTCTTGAACTTTTTTCTGCAATAGAATCAGGTATCGATATTTTCGACAGCGCCTTCCCGACGAGGAATGCAAGGCACGGGACTTTGATGACCTCGAAGGGGAATGTGGACGTTGCAAGAGCTAAATTCGCTCTTGATTTTGCGCCGCTTGACGGGGAATGCGTATGTTATACATGCAGGAACTATACAAGGGCGTATCTGCATCACCTTTTCAAGGAATCGGAACTGCTTGCATTGAGGCTTGCCTCCATCCACAACCTGGCCTTTATCCAGTCCATAGTAAAGGGCGCGAGGGAAGCGATACTTGAGGATAGGTTTGCTACGTTCAAGAAGAGTGCGATAACAGGTTTCTCAGGTCATTAA
- the queA gene encoding tRNA preQ1(34) S-adenosylmethionine ribosyltransferase-isomerase QueA yields the protein MKLCDFDYYLPKELIAQSPLEPRDSSRLMVLGKNIEHRCFSDIIGYFEEGDTLVLNDSGVIPAKLSGKKATGGKVEALVVSKSNAGYECLIRGKNIHEGARLYFGELEATILEVRKKEYTNRYLVEFNCNGNLNDILEKIGDAPLPPYIKKKLEDRNRYQTVYSREKGSIAAPTAGLHFTNNLLNEIMNKGVNIAYITLHVGIGTFTPVKTQDIEAHKMEPEYFSISAESADIINETKGKLIAAGTTTVKALESSCVDGKIAAKEGFSQLFIYPPYSFRSGIEGIITNFHLPKSTLLMLVSAFAGREKLMEAYSSAISHSYRFYSFGDAMLIFR from the coding sequence ATGAAACTTTGCGATTTTGATTATTATCTTCCGAAAGAACTGATTGCACAGTCCCCCTTAGAACCCAGGGATTCCTCGAGATTGATGGTACTGGGAAAAAATATCGAGCATCGATGTTTTTCTGATATCATAGGTTATTTTGAAGAAGGGGATACCCTTGTGCTCAACGATTCAGGAGTTATTCCGGCAAAACTCTCAGGTAAAAAAGCTACAGGAGGCAAAGTCGAGGCGCTCGTGGTTTCGAAAAGCAATGCTGGGTACGAGTGTTTGATAAGGGGCAAGAATATCCATGAAGGCGCAAGACTTTATTTCGGCGAACTTGAAGCCACAATCCTTGAAGTCAGAAAGAAAGAGTACACCAATAGATATCTGGTTGAGTTTAACTGCAACGGAAACCTCAACGATATTCTTGAAAAAATCGGGGACGCGCCCCTTCCGCCGTATATCAAGAAAAAGCTTGAGGACAGGAACCGCTACCAGACGGTATATTCCAGGGAAAAAGGCTCGATAGCAGCGCCCACAGCAGGTCTTCATTTTACAAATAACTTATTGAATGAGATAATGAACAAAGGGGTCAACATTGCTTACATTACTCTTCATGTGGGCATCGGGACATTCACTCCTGTTAAAACCCAGGACATTGAAGCTCACAAAATGGAGCCAGAATATTTTTCCATCAGCGCCGAAAGCGCAGACATAATCAATGAAACGAAAGGAAAGCTGATTGCTGCAGGGACAACCACTGTAAAGGCGCTTGAAAGCTCGTGCGTGGACGGGAAAATTGCCGCAAAGGAAGGATTCAGCCAGCTATTCATCTATCCGCCTTACAGTTTTCGCTCAGGAATCGAGGGGATAATAACCAACTTCCATCTCCCAAAATCCACGCTTTTAATGCTTGTGAGCGCATTTGCGGGCAGGGAAAAACTGATGGAGGCTTATAGTAGCGCCATATCACATTCATACAGGTTTTACAGCTTCGGCGATGCGATGCTGATTTTTAGGTAA
- a CDS encoding S-adenosyl-l-methionine hydroxide adenosyltransferase family protein encodes MVITLLSDFGDVYPASMKGVILGINPTVRIMDISHSVPPHDIRAGAFILMTTAGYFPSGTVHIAVVDPGVGTKRRALAIVAESHGKVHYFIGPDNGLLIPAAKSLGDFEVYEITNRNLFRKNISSTFHGRDIFAPVAARISKGLNISDAGRQIFDFVNLDFGNGIKKDNSLSGRIIFVDSFGNIVTNISKDLVELQPGDILELEEKHVTFHSSYGFCKKGEPLALIGSHGFLEIAINMGNAALYFDKKPEDEIVVRKIT; translated from the coding sequence ATGGTCATAACGCTGCTTTCAGATTTCGGGGATGTGTATCCAGCCTCCATGAAAGGCGTAATCCTTGGCATCAACCCGACAGTCAGGATAATGGACATATCCCATTCAGTACCGCCTCATGACATCCGCGCAGGTGCATTTATTCTAATGACCACTGCAGGATATTTCCCCTCAGGCACGGTGCATATCGCAGTGGTTGACCCCGGGGTTGGAACAAAACGCAGAGCCCTTGCAATCGTGGCTGAATCGCATGGAAAAGTGCATTATTTTATAGGCCCTGATAACGGTCTTCTGATTCCGGCTGCAAAAAGTCTGGGGGATTTTGAGGTGTATGAGATCACAAACAGGAATCTATTCCGAAAAAATATTTCCAGCACTTTCCACGGAAGGGATATTTTTGCACCGGTTGCAGCCCGTATCTCAAAAGGGTTGAATATCAGCGACGCTGGCAGGCAGATTTTTGATTTTGTAAATCTTGATTTTGGAAATGGAATAAAAAAGGATAATTCCTTGTCGGGCAGGATTATATTTGTTGATTCATTCGGGAATATCGTGACCAATATTTCAAAAGATCTGGTGGAGCTTCAACCCGGCGATATTCTTGAACTCGAGGAAAAGCATGTCACTTTCCACAGCTCATACGGATTTTGCAAAAAAGGTGAACCCCTGGCATTGATTGGAAGCCATGGATTCCTTGAGATTGCGATTAACATGGGAAATGCCGCTCTATACTTTGATAAAAAACCCGAAGACGAGATTGTTGTAAGAAAAATTACTTAA
- the ftsZ gene encoding cell division protein FtsZ encodes MVTDLKAFAKAAKPSVAIVGLGGAGCNITTWIAEKGITGGRIIAANTDVNHLYVQKADKVILLGEKLCKGHGCGGYPEMGAQATKENIVELRAELEGSNLVFLVAGLGGGTGTGAMPVVAELTRELGALTIGCVTIPFTIEMARREKAREAINLLAQSCDSVVIIDNSKLREVAGNLPLKEALNVANALVGAFVKNLTDTITQPSLVNLDYADLRAVMERGGISSIGIGEGDGAERVSKAVAQAISTPLLDVTDISASYGVLIHIVGGEDLTLEEVAVTGEMIMDKVPNTKRIIWGAKVDNNLTGKVRVMAVLTGVESPFVSGKVKEEPVVEEPEPAPRPEPPKPRPAPRVEAPKPQPKIEEKKGTSPYIWIAIILIIILILLWYFFGQV; translated from the coding sequence ATGGTTACTGATTTAAAAGCATTTGCAAAAGCAGCGAAACCATCCGTTGCCATTGTGGGCTTAGGTGGTGCAGGTTGTAATATAACAACATGGATAGCAGAGAAAGGTATTACGGGCGGCAGGATAATTGCCGCAAATACTGATGTGAATCACCTTTATGTTCAAAAAGCGGATAAAGTGATACTACTTGGAGAAAAACTGTGCAAAGGGCACGGATGCGGTGGCTACCCTGAAATGGGCGCCCAGGCGACCAAGGAGAATATTGTAGAATTGAGGGCAGAACTTGAAGGTTCAAATCTTGTATTTTTGGTGGCAGGACTCGGGGGAGGAACAGGAACAGGCGCCATGCCTGTGGTTGCAGAACTCACACGCGAGCTCGGTGCTCTCACAATCGGGTGCGTGACCATCCCGTTCACTATCGAGATGGCAAGAAGGGAGAAGGCAAGAGAAGCAATTAATTTGCTCGCTCAATCCTGCGATTCGGTGGTAATAATTGATAACTCAAAATTAAGGGAAGTGGCAGGCAACCTTCCATTAAAAGAAGCTCTTAATGTTGCAAATGCGCTTGTTGGGGCATTCGTGAAGAACCTGACAGATACCATAACGCAGCCAAGCCTTGTTAACCTTGACTACGCCGATCTGCGTGCTGTTATGGAGCGCGGTGGAATCTCATCCATCGGTATAGGCGAAGGCGATGGGGCAGAGAGAGTAAGTAAAGCAGTGGCACAGGCAATCAGTACCCCGCTGCTTGACGTTACTGATATATCCGCAAGCTATGGAGTGCTTATCCATATCGTGGGAGGCGAAGACCTGACACTGGAAGAGGTGGCGGTCACTGGCGAAATGATAATGGATAAGGTGCCGAATACCAAGAGGATTATCTGGGGCGCAAAAGTGGACAATAATTTGACGGGAAAGGTCCGGGTGATGGCTGTTTTGACAGGCGTGGAAAGCCCCTTCGTATCAGGAAAGGTAAAGGAAGAACCAGTGGTTGAAGAACCAGAACCGGCGCCAAGACCTGAACCTCCAAAACCAAGACCTGCTCCAAGGGTGGAGGCTCCGAAACCGCAGCCCAAGATAGAAGAAAAGAAGGGCACCAGTCCTTATATCTGGATTGCAATAATCCTGATAATAATACTGATTCTGCTCTGGTATTTCTTTGGGCAGGTATAA
- a CDS encoding MBL fold metallo-hydrolase, which produces MKVIKLGNYDANAYLVDGIILVDAGMDGLAVISELEKHIQPEQLETIILTHCHYDHSGGAGVAAEVTGARIAIHKDDAALLKNSHASAAQLFGEKAPGISPDILLRGGEIFDELLVIHTPGHTPGSICLYNADSKTLFSGDTVFPDGSFGRTDLYGGSASRLIESIKKLTLLDVSVMYPGHGDMVKNNANEQIKMSLVMASQYSGT; this is translated from the coding sequence ATGAAGGTTATAAAATTGGGTAACTATGATGCAAATGCGTATCTGGTGGATGGGATTATACTGGTGGATGCAGGAATGGACGGACTTGCTGTAATCTCCGAACTTGAAAAGCATATCCAGCCTGAGCAGCTTGAAACCATCATCCTGACTCACTGCCACTATGACCATTCAGGCGGGGCAGGAGTCGCCGCCGAAGTCACGGGTGCGAGAATTGCCATACATAAAGATGATGCAGCGCTTCTTAAAAACTCTCACGCAAGTGCGGCACAGTTATTCGGGGAAAAGGCACCGGGAATTTCGCCTGATATTCTCTTAAGAGGCGGTGAGATTTTCGATGAACTTCTGGTCATCCATACACCCGGGCATACACCGGGCAGCATCTGTCTTTACAATGCCGATTCAAAAACCCTTTTTTCAGGCGACACCGTATTCCCGGATGGAAGCTTCGGACGCACGGACCTATATGGCGGAAGCGCATCCCGCTTAATAGAATCAATAAAGAAACTCACCCTCCTGGATGTCAGCGTTATGTACCCGGGTCATGGGGATATGGTAAAAAATAACGCCAATGAACAGATCAAGATGTCATTGGTGATGGCAAGCCAGTATTCAGGTACATGA
- a CDS encoding AAA domain-containing protein translates to MVDIESNSDSSATGIENYIEFINIQLKNPNTRDIPISNGTFTEFWNEYPIYNFEISVGSVKKLENLHGDYWIEISGQRKECNLVDLSERQVSIWIKEKNLDTKNTIRNASIKVDLSFILKRQLAALEQLQKNRYETVRNYLFAAEDIPNSCYANCSFENCELNEEQKDAIRFAVGVKDFYLIWGPPGTGKTTVIPEVVINYSRNYLKEKNKEPRILVCSWTNAAVDTVAKRLFGKIEKMVRYGDTSLRKKEYRDKYKSILFEEQVKSKKIELEVEINKKSSILENEKTSLEAEIKQIEMQFKNSKEKRELISQKIGSLDNEIAVLKKKKLQEERVFISLYKRIFQHSDWIKKNTELQSQLGKLLSQKNELSKEIKNMEQSTSNLKLNITKCQENLKITKTRFNKLHEDKNVAFKNIEAKVLNENLAILTTNIQTANSIFENINFDLVIMDEAGAIDLPSAAIVLTRSSKVVFLGDHKQLPPIIQENSSEIKSFLRKHPKIKRSIFEILYKKYYKKDCLIMLENQYRMKKKIADFISNQFYDGRIKSPSEIHGILKNTNDAILSAENPVVLFKRNFKTEFEGKSSYNIPEIIFIKNIISKFEHEYGKEIRNKISIVTPYRAQREHLTEELPDVDCGTVHTYQGQEKEIVIFSTVKYRKGINGFGPLFDGSNGDNLFNVAMSRAKEKFIIIGGYALFKNVKTYNELYKYTENCGLIIKEPIDGYDGDTINKCPMCGERTKPSKIRCSDCEQLYIMQTMQEQIPRSKKCVDGDLVRSIGEVLIDNWLHSNNIKHQVEQKVPILKLMYCDWYLPDYDTYIEFWGDIHTKSPEKRRVKERLYQENKLKLVGIEVIDTDNLDEILKYKLKLKNGS, encoded by the coding sequence ATGGTGGATATTGAATCAAATTCGGATAGTTCAGCAACCGGGATAGAAAACTATATCGAATTTATAAATATTCAATTAAAGAATCCAAATACACGGGATATTCCTATAAGCAACGGCACATTCACTGAGTTTTGGAATGAATATCCTATTTATAACTTCGAAATAAGCGTTGGAAGCGTAAAAAAATTAGAAAATCTACATGGAGACTATTGGATAGAAATAAGCGGTCAGAGAAAAGAATGTAACTTGGTGGATTTATCCGAGCGCCAAGTTTCTATTTGGATAAAAGAGAAAAATCTCGATACAAAAAATACTATCAGAAATGCTTCAATAAAAGTTGATTTGAGCTTTATTTTAAAACGTCAATTAGCTGCCTTAGAGCAATTACAGAAAAATCGCTATGAAACTGTTAGAAACTATCTATTTGCAGCCGAAGACATCCCAAATAGCTGCTATGCAAATTGTTCATTTGAGAATTGCGAACTCAATGAAGAACAAAAAGATGCAATTCGATTTGCTGTAGGTGTTAAGGATTTTTATCTGATATGGGGACCGCCTGGCACTGGTAAAACTACAGTAATACCTGAGGTGGTAATTAATTACAGTAGAAACTATCTGAAAGAGAAAAATAAAGAACCTCGCATACTTGTTTGTAGTTGGACTAATGCGGCTGTTGATACTGTAGCAAAAAGGCTTTTTGGAAAAATAGAGAAGATGGTTCGATATGGGGATACATCTTTGAGGAAAAAGGAATACAGAGATAAATACAAAAGTATTCTTTTTGAGGAGCAGGTTAAATCCAAAAAGATTGAATTAGAAGTAGAAATTAATAAAAAGTCCAGTATTCTTGAAAATGAAAAAACTTCTCTTGAAGCTGAAATTAAGCAAATTGAGATGCAATTTAAAAATTCCAAGGAAAAAAGAGAATTAATTTCCCAGAAAATTGGCAGCTTGGACAATGAAATAGCTGTATTAAAAAAGAAAAAGTTACAGGAAGAGCGAGTTTTCATTTCGTTATATAAAAGAATATTCCAACATTCAGATTGGATCAAAAAAAACACAGAACTGCAAAGCCAATTAGGTAAACTGTTGTCGCAAAAAAATGAATTATCTAAAGAAATAAAAAATATGGAGCAATCGACATCCAATCTTAAACTAAATATAACAAAGTGTCAAGAAAATCTGAAAATAACTAAGACCAGATTTAATAAACTACATGAAGATAAAAATGTGGCTTTTAAAAATATAGAAGCAAAAGTTCTCAATGAAAACCTCGCCATATTAACTACAAATATTCAAACTGCAAATAGTATATTTGAAAATATTAATTTTGATCTTGTTATAATGGACGAGGCTGGAGCTATAGATTTGCCAAGCGCAGCTATAGTATTAACTCGCTCAAGCAAAGTGGTCTTTTTAGGAGATCATAAGCAACTTCCTCCTATAATTCAAGAAAACTCTTCAGAAATAAAATCCTTCCTCAGAAAACATCCTAAAATTAAGCGCAGTATTTTTGAGATTCTTTATAAAAAATATTACAAAAAAGATTGCCTAATAATGCTGGAAAATCAGTACAGAATGAAAAAAAAGATAGCAGATTTCATAAGTAACCAATTTTATGATGGCAGAATTAAGAGTCCATCCGAAATTCATGGTATTCTAAAAAATACAAATGATGCTATTTTAAGCGCAGAAAATCCTGTTGTATTGTTTAAAAGAAATTTTAAAACAGAATTTGAAGGAAAATCTTCGTATAATATACCTGAGATAATATTTATAAAAAATATTATCAGCAAGTTTGAGCACGAATACGGAAAAGAGATAAGAAACAAGATTTCAATCGTTACCCCATATAGAGCACAACGTGAACATCTAACAGAAGAACTCCCAGATGTTGATTGCGGTACTGTACATACTTATCAAGGCCAAGAAAAGGAGATAGTCATATTCTCTACAGTAAAGTATAGAAAAGGGATAAACGGCTTCGGTCCACTTTTCGATGGTTCAAATGGCGATAATTTATTTAATGTTGCGATGTCCAGAGCTAAAGAGAAATTCATAATCATCGGTGGATATGCTCTTTTTAAAAATGTAAAAACCTATAATGAGTTGTATAAATATACAGAAAATTGCGGGTTAATAATTAAAGAACCCATAGATGGATACGACGGGGATACAATAAATAAATGTCCAATGTGCGGAGAAAGAACAAAACCTTCCAAAATTCGATGTTCTGACTGTGAGCAATTATACATCATGCAGACAATGCAAGAACAAATACCTCGTAGCAAAAAATGTGTGGATGGCGACCTTGTAAGATCAATCGGTGAAGTATTAATTGATAATTGGCTT